The sequence below is a genomic window from Micromonospora aurantiaca ATCC 27029.
CGCACGCGGCGGTGGCCGACATGTGGCGGATCCGGGCCGACCGTCAGGTCGACGGCGCGCAGGCGGTCTACCGCCGGTACCGCGACTGGACGGCCGAGGCGATCGGCGCGCTGCAACGGGCGGACGCGCTCACCCCGGCGGGCTCGCGGCTGGTCCGGCAGGTCGCGCGTTCGATGTCCGGGTGGCCGTCGTGACCGCCGCCCGGACCGCGTACCGGGCCGGCACGCTCGCCGCCGACCTGCGCGCGCTCGGGCTCGGCCCCGGTGACGTGGTGCTCGTACACTGCTCCCTGCGGGCGCTCGGGCCGGTGGACGGCGGGTCGGGCACCCTGGCTGCAGCGCTGCGGGCCGCCGTCGGTCCGTCCGGCACCGTCGTGGTCCCGGCGCAGACCCCTGACAACTCGGTGAGCAGCGCCGCGTACCGCGCCGCGACCGCCGGGCTGACCGACGAGGAACGCCTGGCGTACGAGGACCGGATGCCCGGCTTCGACCCGGCCGTCACGCCGTCGTTCGGGGTCGGCGCGTTCGCCGAGCACGTACGGCGGCTGCCCGGCGCGGTCCGCAGCCGGCACCCGCAGACGTCGTTCAGCGCGTGGGGGCCGCGGGCGGAGGAGCTGATGCGCGTCCACGACCTGGACTCCCACCTCGGGGAGCGGTCCCCGCTCGCCGCCCTGGAGGCGGCCGGCGCCCGGACGCTGCTGCTCGGTGTCGGCTATGCGACATGCACCGCGCTGCACCTCGCCGAGTACCGGTCACGCCGCCCGGCGCCGCGTCGTCCGTACCGCTGCTACGTGCTGCGCGACGGCCGCCGGGAACGGCTGGAATTCGAGGCTCCGCACCTGGATGCGGGCCCTTTTCCCGCGATCGGCGCGGAACTCGACCGGGCGGCGTTCACCCGGCACGGGACGGTAGGGGACGCACCGGCCCGGCTGCTGCCGATATCCGGTGCGGTACGCGTCGCGGTCGCCTGGATGGACGCCCACATCGGACGGTGAGCCTGGTAACCCGAGCGCAACCTCTCTACCCTGATCGATAGACGCCGTATCGTGTCGACTGGGGAGCAGCGCGTGATCATTACCGGTTGGGGGTCAGGCGCACTTCCCGTGGAACGGTCGTGTCGTCGTGACCTCTGAGCGGCCCGCGCTGCCGGGCCCGCCCTATTTCTTCCTCAGCTACGTCCCCCCGCCGACACACAACGACCGCACCCCGGGCGACCACTGGGTCCGCCGCTTCTACCACGATCTCAACCTGGCGATCGACGGCCGGCCCGGCGACCGGTTACGCCGGCAGGGCTTCGCCGACTTCATGGTGCGGCCGCCGGAGGATCGGACGGAACGAAAACGCACCGCGCTGGCCGAGGCCGAGGTGTTCGTGCCGTTGTACTCGCCGGACTACCTCAACCGGGACGACTCGCGCCGGGAACGGGAGTGGTTCCGGCAACGGCTGATCCGGGCCGGCCGGCCGGCCGACGGCGACAACATCCTGCCGGTCCTGTGGATCCCGTCGCCCGCCGCGGTGCACGCGCCGGACCAGGCCCGGGCGGTGGCGATGGCCGCCGACGTGGATGCGTACGCGGCGAACGGCATGAGCGCGCTCTGCCGGCTCCAGAAGTTCCAGCACGCCTACAAGGAGGTGCTGGGCCGGCTCGCCCAGCACATCGTCGACACCGCCGAGCAGACGCCGCTGCAACCGGCCGAGCCGCCGACCGGCCCGACCGATCTGCCGTCGTCCCCGACCAGCGAGGTGCCGTTCCGGGCGGTGGTGATCGCGCCCGAGGAACCGGCCGACCCGGGACGGCTCAACGGGCGGTCCGACACGCACGCCGGCCGGTGGCGCCCGTTCCGCGACCGGCCGCCGGTGGTCGACGACGTGACCGACGCGGTGCAGCGGCTGCGGATGCCGATCGACGTCCGCGACTTCGTACCGGACGCCGGGCTGTTCCGGGGCTGCCCGGGCGTACTCATGATCGATCCTCGGGTGGTCGAGACGCCGGACGGTGCGGAGGCCGTCCGCGCGGCCGTCGCCTCGCTGCACCGCTGGGTGGGCGTCGTGGTGATCATCGAGGACTCGGCACCCGGTCGCCGCTCCCACGCGGCGGTGCTGCTCGACCGGGCCATCGAGATCTTCCCGGCCGCGGCACGCCCACTGGCGATCACCACTTACGACGACTGGCGGGCCGGGATCCACGGCCTGGTCGACCGGATGCGCCGCCGCTACCTGGAGGCGAGACCGGCCTACCCGCCGCCGGGACGGCCGATCAGCAAACCCCGGCTCTGGGAGAACCCGCCGCCCGACGAGGGAGTGGACACATGACCCGACGCGAGGGACAGGTCGTCACCTTCTACTCCTACAAGGGCGGCACCGGCCGGACGATGGCGCTGGCGAACGTCGCCTGGATCCTCGCCGCCAACGGCAAGCGGGTGCTCGCAGTCGACTGGGACCTGGAGTCCCCCGGCCTGTCGCGCTTCTTCGCGCCGTTCATCGACCGGGACGCGCTGGAGAGCACCGGCGGGGTGATCGACCTGATCCGGGAGTACGAGTGGGCGACCACCACCAAGCAGGACAAGGGCGACGACCGCTGGCACGAGCAGTACGCCCGCGTGCACAAGTACTCGTTCTCGCTGAACTGGTCGAACTTCCCCGGTGACGGGACGCTGGACTTCCTCGGCGCGGGCCAGCAGAACAACGACTACGCCGGCGCGCTCGCCGGGATGAACTGGGACGAGTTCTACGAGCGGCAGGGCGGCGGCTACTTCTTCGACGCGCTGCGCGCCGACATGAAGCGCAACTACGACTACGTGCTGATCGACAGCCGCACCGGTTTCTCCGACGTGGCCGACATCTGCACCATCCAGCTGCCGGACGTGCTGGTCACCTGCTTCACCCTCAGCGAGCAGGGCATCACCGGCGCGGCCAAGGTGGCGCGGCTGGTCGAGCACCGCTACGGGTCGCGGCGGATCCGGGTGCTGCCCGTACCGATGCGGATCGACCCGGCGGAGAAGGTCAAGGCGGACACCGGGCGGGCGGTGGCGCGGCAGCGCTTCAGCGGTCTGCCGAGCGGGATGAGCGAGGCCGACCGGGACCGGTACTGGGCCCGGATGCAGGTGCCCTACCAGGCGTTCTACGCGTACGAGGAACTGCTCGCCACGTTCGCCGACCAGCCCGGCGTCAACGGATCGCTGCTGTCCGCGTACGAGGTGCTGGCCCGGGAGATCACCCGGGGCGAGGTGGAGTCGCTGCCGCCGATGAGCAGCGCGGTACGCGAGCGGGTCAACGCCCGGTTCACCCGTACCTCCAACTCGGTGGAGAACGAGATCCTGCTCCGGCACGCCCCGTACGACCGGGTGTGGGCGGAGTGGATCGGTCACCTGCTGGTCTCGGCCGACGTCCGGGTGACCGACCCGTGGTTCGCCGAGGACGAGACGCCCCGGAGCGCCCGGGAGCTGATCATCGTCTCCGAGGCGAACGCCACCGAGGAGGCGGTGCTCGCCGCGCCGGACCGCTCGCCCGACCAGGCGCCGCTCGTCGTCTACGTGGCCGACGTGCGGCGCCTGGCGAACGTGCCCGCGGCGCACACCGTCTCGGTCGCCGGGCTGGAGGCGCGGACCGCCGCCGCGCGGATCCTGCGCCTGGTCGGCCGCGAGGGCGTGCCAGCCGACCTGGAACTGCCGACCGGTCCCCGGTTCCCCGGCCGGGACAACACGGTGTTCGAGGTGCCGGGCCGCAACAAGCGCTTCACCGGCCGGGAGGCGGACCTGCGCGAGCTTCGGACGCTGCTGCGCAGCAGCCCGAAGGTGGTGCTCTCCGGCACCGGGCCGGTGGCGTTGCAGGGCATGGGCGGCATCGGCAAGAGCCAGCTCGCGCTGGAGTACGCCCACCGCTACCGTGCCGCGTACGACATGGTGTGGTGGATCGACGCCGACCAGGTGCCGTTCATCGAGTCGGCCATCGGTGACCTGGCGCCCTACCTGGGCGTACCGTCGTCGGACTCGAACCGGGAGAACGCCCGGCTGGTGCTCCAGGCGCTGCGCCGCACCGACCTCCGCTGGCTGCTGATCATGGACAACGCGGACGAGGTCGAGGGCGTCCTGCCGTACGTGCCGGACGGCAAGGGCCACGTCCTGATCACGTCCAGGAACCTGCAGTGGGTCGAGCGGGCCACCACCGTTCAGGTCGACGTGTTCAAGCGCGCGGAGAGCATCCAGCACCTCACCGAGCGGGTGCCGACCATGCGCGTCGACCAGGCCGACCGGATCGCCGCCCTGCTCGGCGACCTGCCGATCGCTGTCACGGCCGCCGCGGCCTGGCTCGCCGACACCGGCCACTCCGTCGACAGCTACCTCAACGAGATCGCCAGGTTCGGACCGGGCGCGGTGATGGAGCCGAACAGCAACGTCTCCGTGGAGGCCACCTGGGAGCTGTCGCTCAACCACCTGCGGACCCGCAACCCGGCCGCCTACCGGGTGCTGCAACTCTGCTCGGTGTTCGCGCCCGAGATCTCCGCCGACCTGGTCTACAGCGACGAGTTCGCCGAGGCGCTGGTGCCGTTCCACCCGCAGGCGAAGGAACGGCTGGTCCGCCAGCAACTGGTGCAGCAGGCCAACCGGCTCGCGCTGGTCCGCGTCGACCTGCGGGCCGAGAACCCGTCCGGCGGCGAGCGGGGCCGGGGCGGCCTGGTGCTCATGCACCGCCTGCTCCAGCACGCCGTCCGGTCCCGGATGACGGAGGCGCAACTCGACGAGGCGCGCCAGCAGGTCCACCTCGTGCTCGCCGCGGCCCGGCCCGAGGGCGAGGTCGACGACCCCGACGGCTGGCCCCGGTTCCGGGTCATCTGGCCGCACCTGGAGGCGTCGAAGGCGCCGCTGAGCCGCAAGGTGGAGGTGCGGGCGCTGATGATCGACCGGGTCCGCTACCTCCAGTTGCGCGGCGACCTGGAGACCGGCCGGCGGCTCGGGCAGGAGGTCGCGCAGACCTGGGAGCAGATGCTCGCGGAGGAGGACGACGCGCGGGCGCGCGACGACCTGCGCCGGCAGTTGCTGCACCTCCAGTTCAACCTCGCCAACATCCTCGCCTTCCTCGGGCAGTTCACCGAGTCGCGGGCGCTGGACGAGGAGGTGCTCGCCGCCCAGCGGGAACTGCTCGGCGAGGACCACCCGCACACGCTGATGACCGCCGGCGGGCTCGCCCGCGACCTGCGCGGCATGGGCATGTACAACGAGGCGCTGCGCCTGGACGAGATCACGTTCAACGCGTGGAAGCGGAACTTCACCGAGGAGCACCCGCGTACCCTCGCCGCGCTCAACAACCTCGCCAGCACCCAGCGCCTGATGGGCGACTTCCGGGAGGCCCGCAAGAACGACGAGATGGTGCTGGCCGGGCGCCGCGCGATTCTCGGGGAGAACCACCCGGACACGCTCGCCTCCTCCGCGTACGTCGGCATCGACATGCGCGACGCGGGCGACTTCGAGCAGTCGGTCACCCGCCTGCGCAGCGTCCACCGGGACCTGCTGCACACGGCCGGGCCCGAACACCTCATCACCCTGCGGACGCAGACGAACCTGGCGGTGTCGCTGCGCGCGGCCGGGCACGCGGTCGAGGCGGGCAAGCTCCTCGAAGCCGCGTACGAGCTGCTGAACGAGCGGTTCGGGCCGGACAACCCGGAGACGCTGACCTGCCGGCTGAGCCTGTCGATCAACCTGCTCACGGTCGACCTGTTCCAGCGCGCCAGCCGGGAACTCACCGAGGTGCACCGCATCTACCAGCGCAACCTCGGCCCGGCGCACCCGCTGACCCTGGTCTGCATGGTCAACCTCGCCATGGTGGCCCGCCGCGCCGGAGACTTCGCCGAGGCGCGGCAGCTCGCCGGCCGGTCCGCCGACGCGCTCGCGGGCGTGCTGGGCAGCGGGCACCCGTACCCGCTCTCCGGCTGGATGAACCAGGGCATCTGCATCGCCGAACAGCCCGACCCGCCGGAAGGCCGGGAGGCGGCGGACCTGGAGGCGCTGAGCCTGCTGCGGCGCGCCCACGACGGCCTGGTCCGGACCCTCGGCCGCGACCACACGAACACGTTGCGCTGCCGGGCGAACCTGGTGGTGATGCAGGAGCGGGTGGAGAGCGGCCGGCGGGCGGAACTGGAGGCGGTCACCCGCGAGCTGACCTACCGGCTGGGCGAGAACCACCCGGCGGTCGAGGCCGTCCGGGAGAGCCGGCTGCAGCGGCGCATCATCGACCCGCATCCGATCTGACAGCGGTCCGCTCCACCGGGTCGGCCAGCCACGCGAGGATCTCCGGCAGCACCTCCACCGCGCCGAAGTGCGCGCTGCGCGGCTGCACGTGCAACTGCGCGCCGGGGATCTGCTCGGCCAGCCAGCGGGTGTGGCTGGCCGGGGCGAAGTTGTCGTCGGCGCCGTGCCACAGCCGGACCGGCATCCGGATGTCCGCCAGCGTGATCCCCCAGTCGGCGCGTAACGCCAGCACGTCGTCGATCCAGCCGTGCGGCCCCTGGCGCAGCGCCTCGGCGTAGGCGTCGGTGAGCTGCCGGCGGATCGGCACGCCGGCCACCACCCGGCGGTCGGCCTCGGTCATCTGCTCGACCAGCAGCGCCAGCAGCGAGCCCGGGTCGTCCATGGTCCGCTCGGCCCGCAGCCGCAACTGCTCGGCGAGCACCGGCACGTCGTGCTCGGCGGCGCCGTAGTCCCGGACGTTGGCGTCGGTCATGCCGCCGAACCAGTCCAGCCCTGCCGCGCCGGCCGGGGCGAGACCGACCAGGACGGCGGTCCGCCGTACCCGGTCCGGCAGCAGCGCGGCGCAGGCCAGGGCGTGCGGGCCGCCGCCGGAGCGCCCCACCACCGAGAAGCCGTCCAGGCCCAGGTCGTCGGCGATGGCCGCGACGTCCGCCGCGGCGTCCGCGACGCGGCGGCCGGGCAGCCGGCTGGAGCCGCCGTAACCCGGCCGGTCGTACGAGATCAGCCGTACGCCGAGCCGGTGCAGCACGATGGACCGTGGTCGTGGGCCGTTGCGGCTGCCGGGTGTGCCGTGCATCAGGAACACGGGCCAGCCGCGTTCCGCCCCGGCGATGTCGACCGCCAGGTTCCTCCTTCCCGTCCGGACGATGTGCTCTCGGTGCGTGGGCGAGTGTGCCAATCGGGGCCTCCGGACGGGTGGTGGCGGTACGGGTGGCGTGGTCAGACCGCCCCGGCGGCCGGGATCTGGCCGGTCCGCCCGGTGTGATCGGACTGGTCGGATGCTGCGAGGACGCGCAGCGTGTCGAGGGCTGATGCCAGCGAGACCTCGGCCGGCACCCGGTCGTAGGCCCGCAGGTAGTCCAGGAGCAGCCGGCACAGGCTCGCCTCGTCGAGGAACTCGTCCGGCAGCCGGTGCGCGAGCAGGGCGTGCATCGTCTTCGGCGGGATCTTCGGCCAGGCCAGTTCGGCGTACTCGCTCAACGCCATCAGCAGCCACAGCGCGGTGCGGTTGTCGACCCGGGCGGCGGCGAACTGCTCGGCCATCTCGGCCGACACCACGCCGTCCTCCAGCGGCAGCTCCGCGAGCCGGTCCTCGATGTCGGCGAGCACCCGGCGGACCCGGGGCACGTACCGCTGCGGCAGCCGGTGGAGCCCGTGCCGCAGGATGAGCGCGTGCAGCACCGCGTGGTCGTCGGTCGTGCCGAGCGAGTCGACCAGCTCCGGGAACTCGTCGATCAGGTACGGGCACGAGATGATCAGTTCGGGCGGCGCGGTCGGCGAGTCGGGCAGCCGGCTCAACGCCACCCGGGTCAGCCCGCACACCACCTCGCGGGGCAACTGCGCGCCGTCCTCGGCGAGGCATTCCAGCAGGACAGTGGCGCTCGTGCTGGACACCGCCTCCGGTGACTCGACGGCGCGCGCCCACAGGCGCCGGTAGCTGCGCTCGTCGTACAGGATGAGCTGGTGCAGGGACGGCACCGGCCAGCGGCGGGTGGCCAGCGACACCAGGTCGGCGTGGAACCGGCCGGCCTCGAAGCTGTCCGGCTGCTGGCCGCGCCACGTCCGCGCGCCCGCCTGCAACTGGCCGTAGGTGGTGATGTCGCCGAGCAGCCGCGCCTCCTCGGCCGCCACGTTCACCGTCTCGCCCCGGCCTTCGCGCCGCCGCTCGGCGATGATCCGGCCGTCGGCGTCCCGGCCGAGCCAGCTGATCATCGCGAGCTGGCCCTTCTCGTCCAGTCCCGCCCGCCACAGCCGGACCGTGGACACCCAGGTCGCCTCGTCCATCAGATCGGTGTGGCGTACGCCGTCCGGCGACACCAGCGCGGCGAGGGCGACCAGGTTGGCGGTGTACGCGGCGAGCAGCCGCACCGGGTCGTACGGCGCGGGCCGGTAGCCGTCCACGCCGGCCAGGTTGGTCCGCTGCCGGGCCTCGGCCAGCAGGCCGGCGATGGTCTCCACGATCCCGTCCAGCTCCTCCGGGTGGCGGGAGGCGAGCTCCCGGGCGAAGCCCACCACCGCCTCGCGCTTCACCAGCGGCTGGTGGGAGAGCAGCGCCCGGAACTGGCCGGTGTCCAGCTGGTAGCCGAAGCCGGCCGGGCTGCGGGTGTGCCGGCGCAGCACGGCCAGGCTCCGCAGCGCCCCGATGACGTACTCGGCGATCAGGAAGTCGCCGATCGTGGTGTGCAGGAACTCGTACGTGCGTCGGGCGTCCTCGCCCTGCACGTCGTCCGGGCCGTACACCACGAAGAACGCGGCGGTGACCAGCTGTTCCGGGCCGAGCACGTCGCCGAGTTCGAAGCGCGAGCCGTCTCCGGGCCCGGAGCCGAAGCAGTCCAGGTCGAGACGGAGCGCGGCCCGGTTCACCAGTTCCCGGTTGCGGTTGAACATGGCGAACGCGGTGATCGCCAGGTCGCGCCGGAGCTGGTGTTCGCGGGCCTCCCGCTCGTGGTTCGCGAGGGCGGTCGGTGCCTTCTCGCTCACCTGCCGCCTGATGAACGCGGTGAGCAGGCCGGTGAACAGGTCGGATCGGGAGATGGCGGCGCCGGGACGGCGGTCGGCCCAGTGCTCGTTGTAGTAGATCGCCAGCAGCGTGAGCAGCAACGGCTGACGGGCCAGCTCGCCGTGGGACAGCAGCTCCCGGGCGGACAGCCGGCGGTAGCCGGGCCGGTCCTCGTTTGCCGCGTTCACGGCGGTCAGCCAGGCCGTCACCTGGGCGTCGGTCAGATCCTCCAGCCGGACCAGCACTGTGCCCTGCGGCACGCTGGCGCGGTCCATCACCAGGATCCGCGACGTGATGATCGGGATGACCGAGTAGCCCAGATCCCACTGGGTCTCCTGGAACTCGGCCACCCGGTCGATGTACTGGGAGTGGGCCGTGCCGGTGACCTGGACGAGTTCGTCGAACCCGTCGAAGATCACCACGACGGTGGTGTGCTGGGTGGCCCGGCGCAGGTCCGCCCAGCGGATGCGCTCGTCCATCACCTGCTCGATCGCGGCCTCGATCTGCTCGGTCGGCGACGTGTCCCCGGACATCCGGCGCAGCGGCACCACTATCGCGGTGAACCGGCTCGCCGGCAGCCGGGCCGCGATCACCCGGGTCAGCAGCGTCTTGCCGGCGCCCGGCTGGCCGAGGAGCAGCAGCGGACGGTGCAGGCTCGCCGGGTCGGTCAGATACTCGGAGAGGAACCCGACGAGGTCACCCCGGCGCGGCTGGTCCTCCCACCAGTGCTCCCGCTCCGGTGACGTGTGCTTGCCGTACTCGGCGGCCCGGAAGTCGGGGCTGATGAACCCGCTGTCCACGTTCGGCAGCCGCAGGTGGAAGTCGACGTCCTTGATCCGCAGCAGCGGCTGCCGGAACACCGCCGCCAGCGACCCGGTGAGCCGGTCGAGCGACTCGCGGAGCAGGTCGGGCCGGTCGGCGGCCACCGGACCGGACAGCTCGTCCAGGTTGCGGTAGAGCTGCGCCAGCGCGTCCAGCCGGGCCGAGACCTCGGTGGTGAGCTTCCGGTTGTCGATCAGGTTGTGCTCGATCGCCTGCCGGATCATCCGGAACCCGAACTCGGGGAGGTCCGCGGCGAGCCGGTCGAAGCGGTCCTCGTAGTGCCACATGGCCCGGCCCACCACGCGGGAGCGCATCGACGTGAGGTCGAGCCCGCGCCGCACCGACGGCCAGGCGGCGAGACCCTCGCAGAAGGCGATGGTGGCGTCGTAGAGCTTGACGTACGCGGCCTCGACGTCCCGCCGGGTGTCGTCCATGCCGTGCACGGAGGAGGGCAGCGGGAAGTAGCCGCCGTCGATCTCCTGCGGAAGCGTGTGGTGCCGCCGCTCGGCCGGCACCATGCCGACCTTCTCCTCGTCGGTCAGTTCCAGCCTGTCGAAACCCGGCCCGACCTCGTCGCGGAAACCGTCGAAGAACGCGGAGAGGGCCAGCACGGTATGGCTGGCCTCCAGCAGCTCGTAATACGATTTTCCGCCGGTTGCCCGGATGCGCCCGGCCTGGTTTCCGGTGGCGTCCCGGACGAGCTGCATGAGCGCGTTCTTCGGGCCGAGCAGCGCGAGCGCCGTACCGTGGGAGAGGGCCCCAGCGCCCAGGATCCCCGCGCTGACGACCTTGTCGGTCTCGGTGATGCGCGCGCTGCCCGGGGCCAGCAGTCGTAACGCATCTCGATAGCTGAGGCTCGAACGGCGCGGCATGCCGCCCCTTCCGCTGCTGGCGATCGGATTCTTCAAGGATAGAAACTTCAGTGACGGAAAGCTATCGATTCCTCACCGGGCGGCGGCTTTGCGACGACTTTTCCATTCATTCATCTCATTCATCTGGTAAATGCGGCCAAGGCGTACCGACCTCTATGATCGACGGGTGGACCACACACGGGTACGGCAGGCGTACGGCACGATCGCGCCGCTCTACATCGAACTGTTCGGCACCACCGGCCACGTCCACGCGGACGACCTCGCCCTCATCGGCCGTCACCTGACCGTCCGGACCGGCCCGGTGCTCGACCTGGGATGCGGGCCCGGTCACCTCACCGACCATCTCCGTTCGCTGGGCGTCGACGCCACCGGGATCGACATGGTTCCCGAGTTCGTCGCGCACGCGCGGGCGACGCATCCGGACTGCGCATACCGGCTCGGGTCACTGGACGACCTCGCCGTCCCCGACCACTCCGTCGCCGGCATCCTCGCCTGGTACTCACTGATCCACCTCCCGCCACCGGACCTCGACGGCGTGCTGGCGGAGTTCCGCCGCGCGATCGTGCCGGGTGGACCGCTCGTGGCCGGCATCTTCGTCGGTGACGAGGTGGGTGCCTTCGAGCACAAGGTCGCCACCGCGTACCGCTGGCCGGTGGACGAGTTCTCCGCGCGGCTGCGGCAGGCGGGGTTCGCGGAGGTCGAGCGTCTGACGCGCCTGGACGACGCCCACCGCCCGCACGCCGCCGTCGCGGCCGTGGCTTCCGGGGCCTGAGCGCGCACCATCGTCACCAGGCCGCAACCGAACGCGGATCGCGGGGTGACACGGCACTGTCACCGTCGGAGCATGGCCGCACGAAGGGGTACGAGGACACGCCGGGCCGTCGCGGCACCGGCCGCCGCCCTGATCGTGCTGGCCGGACTGACCTCCTGTACGCCGGAGGTGAAGGGCGTCACCGGCCTCACAGTGGACGCCCACGGCCGGCCGCACGCGGCGCTCGCCTGGTGCGCGGACCGGCCGCCCGACCTCGTGGTGCTCACCTCCGTGGCGGAGTCCGCCTCGCCCGGTGCGCCCACACCGGAGCGGCCGTACTGGCCGAGGCGGAAGTACGACGTGCCTCGCGACGCCGCAGCGC
It includes:
- a CDS encoding aminoglycoside N(3)-acetyltransferase, whose translation is MAVVTAARTAYRAGTLAADLRALGLGPGDVVLVHCSLRALGPVDGGSGTLAAALRAAVGPSGTVVVPAQTPDNSVSSAAYRAATAGLTDEERLAYEDRMPGFDPAVTPSFGVGAFAEHVRRLPGAVRSRHPQTSFSAWGPRAEELMRVHDLDSHLGERSPLAALEAAGARTLLLGVGYATCTALHLAEYRSRRPAPRRPYRCYVLRDGRRERLEFEAPHLDAGPFPAIGAELDRAAFTRHGTVGDAPARLLPISGAVRVAVAWMDAHIGR
- a CDS encoding TIR-like protein FxsC; amino-acid sequence: MTSERPALPGPPYFFLSYVPPPTHNDRTPGDHWVRRFYHDLNLAIDGRPGDRLRRQGFADFMVRPPEDRTERKRTALAEAEVFVPLYSPDYLNRDDSRREREWFRQRLIRAGRPADGDNILPVLWIPSPAAVHAPDQARAVAMAADVDAYAANGMSALCRLQKFQHAYKEVLGRLAQHIVDTAEQTPLQPAEPPTGPTDLPSSPTSEVPFRAVVIAPEEPADPGRLNGRSDTHAGRWRPFRDRPPVVDDVTDAVQRLRMPIDVRDFVPDAGLFRGCPGVLMIDPRVVETPDGAEAVRAAVASLHRWVGVVVIIEDSAPGRRSHAAVLLDRAIEIFPAAARPLAITTYDDWRAGIHGLVDRMRRRYLEARPAYPPPGRPISKPRLWENPPPDEGVDT
- the fxsT gene encoding FxSxx-COOH system tetratricopeptide repeat protein, encoding MTRREGQVVTFYSYKGGTGRTMALANVAWILAANGKRVLAVDWDLESPGLSRFFAPFIDRDALESTGGVIDLIREYEWATTTKQDKGDDRWHEQYARVHKYSFSLNWSNFPGDGTLDFLGAGQQNNDYAGALAGMNWDEFYERQGGGYFFDALRADMKRNYDYVLIDSRTGFSDVADICTIQLPDVLVTCFTLSEQGITGAAKVARLVEHRYGSRRIRVLPVPMRIDPAEKVKADTGRAVARQRFSGLPSGMSEADRDRYWARMQVPYQAFYAYEELLATFADQPGVNGSLLSAYEVLAREITRGEVESLPPMSSAVRERVNARFTRTSNSVENEILLRHAPYDRVWAEWIGHLLVSADVRVTDPWFAEDETPRSARELIIVSEANATEEAVLAAPDRSPDQAPLVVYVADVRRLANVPAAHTVSVAGLEARTAAARILRLVGREGVPADLELPTGPRFPGRDNTVFEVPGRNKRFTGREADLRELRTLLRSSPKVVLSGTGPVALQGMGGIGKSQLALEYAHRYRAAYDMVWWIDADQVPFIESAIGDLAPYLGVPSSDSNRENARLVLQALRRTDLRWLLIMDNADEVEGVLPYVPDGKGHVLITSRNLQWVERATTVQVDVFKRAESIQHLTERVPTMRVDQADRIAALLGDLPIAVTAAAAWLADTGHSVDSYLNEIARFGPGAVMEPNSNVSVEATWELSLNHLRTRNPAAYRVLQLCSVFAPEISADLVYSDEFAEALVPFHPQAKERLVRQQLVQQANRLALVRVDLRAENPSGGERGRGGLVLMHRLLQHAVRSRMTEAQLDEARQQVHLVLAAARPEGEVDDPDGWPRFRVIWPHLEASKAPLSRKVEVRALMIDRVRYLQLRGDLETGRRLGQEVAQTWEQMLAEEDDARARDDLRRQLLHLQFNLANILAFLGQFTESRALDEEVLAAQRELLGEDHPHTLMTAGGLARDLRGMGMYNEALRLDEITFNAWKRNFTEEHPRTLAALNNLASTQRLMGDFREARKNDEMVLAGRRAILGENHPDTLASSAYVGIDMRDAGDFEQSVTRLRSVHRDLLHTAGPEHLITLRTQTNLAVSLRAAGHAVEAGKLLEAAYELLNERFGPDNPETLTCRLSLSINLLTVDLFQRASRELTEVHRIYQRNLGPAHPLTLVCMVNLAMVARRAGDFAEARQLAGRSADALAGVLGSGHPYPLSGWMNQGICIAEQPDPPEGREAADLEALSLLRRAHDGLVRTLGRDHTNTLRCRANLVVMQERVESGRRAELEAVTRELTYRLGENHPAVEAVRESRLQRRIIDPHPI
- a CDS encoding alpha/beta fold hydrolase; protein product: MAHSPTHREHIVRTGRRNLAVDIAGAERGWPVFLMHGTPGSRNGPRPRSIVLHRLGVRLISYDRPGYGGSSRLPGRRVADAAADVAAIADDLGLDGFSVVGRSGGGPHALACAALLPDRVRRTAVLVGLAPAGAAGLDWFGGMTDANVRDYGAAEHDVPVLAEQLRLRAERTMDDPGSLLALLVEQMTEADRRVVAGVPIRRQLTDAYAEALRQGPHGWIDDVLALRADWGITLADIRMPVRLWHGADDNFAPASHTRWLAEQIPGAQLHVQPRSAHFGAVEVLPEILAWLADPVERTAVRSDAGR
- a CDS encoding NACHT domain-containing protein, producing MPRRSSLSYRDALRLLAPGSARITETDKVVSAGILGAGALSHGTALALLGPKNALMQLVRDATGNQAGRIRATGGKSYYELLEASHTVLALSAFFDGFRDEVGPGFDRLELTDEEKVGMVPAERRHHTLPQEIDGGYFPLPSSVHGMDDTRRDVEAAYVKLYDATIAFCEGLAAWPSVRRGLDLTSMRSRVVGRAMWHYEDRFDRLAADLPEFGFRMIRQAIEHNLIDNRKLTTEVSARLDALAQLYRNLDELSGPVAADRPDLLRESLDRLTGSLAAVFRQPLLRIKDVDFHLRLPNVDSGFISPDFRAAEYGKHTSPEREHWWEDQPRRGDLVGFLSEYLTDPASLHRPLLLLGQPGAGKTLLTRVIAARLPASRFTAIVVPLRRMSGDTSPTEQIEAAIEQVMDERIRWADLRRATQHTTVVVIFDGFDELVQVTGTAHSQYIDRVAEFQETQWDLGYSVIPIITSRILVMDRASVPQGTVLVRLEDLTDAQVTAWLTAVNAANEDRPGYRRLSARELLSHGELARQPLLLTLLAIYYNEHWADRRPGAAISRSDLFTGLLTAFIRRQVSEKAPTALANHEREAREHQLRRDLAITAFAMFNRNRELVNRAALRLDLDCFGSGPGDGSRFELGDVLGPEQLVTAAFFVVYGPDDVQGEDARRTYEFLHTTIGDFLIAEYVIGALRSLAVLRRHTRSPAGFGYQLDTGQFRALLSHQPLVKREAVVGFARELASRHPEELDGIVETIAGLLAEARQRTNLAGVDGYRPAPYDPVRLLAAYTANLVALAALVSPDGVRHTDLMDEATWVSTVRLWRAGLDEKGQLAMISWLGRDADGRIIAERRREGRGETVNVAAEEARLLGDITTYGQLQAGARTWRGQQPDSFEAGRFHADLVSLATRRWPVPSLHQLILYDERSYRRLWARAVESPEAVSSTSATVLLECLAEDGAQLPREVVCGLTRVALSRLPDSPTAPPELIISCPYLIDEFPELVDSLGTTDDHAVLHALILRHGLHRLPQRYVPRVRRVLADIEDRLAELPLEDGVVSAEMAEQFAAARVDNRTALWLLMALSEYAELAWPKIPPKTMHALLAHRLPDEFLDEASLCRLLLDYLRAYDRVPAEVSLASALDTLRVLAASDQSDHTGRTGQIPAAGAV
- a CDS encoding class I SAM-dependent DNA methyltransferase — encoded protein: MRPRRTDLYDRRVDHTRVRQAYGTIAPLYIELFGTTGHVHADDLALIGRHLTVRTGPVLDLGCGPGHLTDHLRSLGVDATGIDMVPEFVAHARATHPDCAYRLGSLDDLAVPDHSVAGILAWYSLIHLPPPDLDGVLAEFRRAIVPGGPLVAGIFVGDEVGAFEHKVATAYRWPVDEFSARLRQAGFAEVERLTRLDDAHRPHAAVAAVASGA